A section of the Sphingomonas sp. LT1P40 genome encodes:
- a CDS encoding cysteine desulfurase, whose product MTTTLDTRPLDVLADFPAIPAGWAYLDTAATSQKPQPVIDAITRGYDTSYATVHRGVYQRSADMTLAYEAARRRVAQFIGGQENEIVFVRGATEGINLVADCWAATNLKPGDRILLSQLEHHSNIVPWQMVAERVGAHIDVIPLTHDHRIDLDAMAAMLTPQHKLVALAHVSNVLGSVLDAKRAAKLAHAVGAKILIDGCQAVPRLPVNVVDLDCDFYVFSGHKLYGPTGIGVLWGRYDLLDAMPPWQGGGSMIDRVTFAKTTYAPPPGRFEAGTPHIVGVLGLHAAIDYVDGIGLDRIHAHETALVTQTRDALAKLNSVSVFGPADSAGIVSFAVEGVHPHDVATILDEGNVAIRAGHHCAQPLMDSLGVAATARASFGVYNGAADIDALVKGIERVTRIFG is encoded by the coding sequence GTGACCACCACGCTCGACACCCGCCCCCTCGATGTCCTCGCAGACTTCCCCGCAATCCCGGCGGGCTGGGCCTATCTCGACACCGCCGCCACGTCGCAGAAACCACAGCCGGTGATCGACGCGATCACGCGTGGCTATGACACGAGCTACGCCACCGTCCATCGCGGCGTCTATCAGCGCTCCGCCGACATGACGCTGGCCTATGAGGCCGCCCGCCGCCGCGTCGCGCAGTTCATCGGCGGCCAAGAAAACGAGATCGTCTTTGTGCGCGGCGCGACCGAGGGGATCAACCTCGTCGCCGATTGTTGGGCGGCGACGAACCTCAAACCCGGCGACCGCATCCTGCTCAGCCAGCTTGAGCATCACAGCAACATCGTGCCGTGGCAGATGGTGGCTGAACGCGTCGGCGCGCATATCGACGTCATCCCGCTCACGCATGACCACCGCATCGATCTCGACGCGATGGCGGCGATGCTGACGCCGCAACACAAGCTCGTCGCGCTCGCGCATGTCTCCAACGTCCTCGGCTCGGTCCTCGACGCCAAACGCGCGGCGAAGCTGGCGCACGCGGTCGGCGCAAAGATCCTGATCGACGGCTGTCAGGCGGTCCCGCGCCTGCCCGTTAACGTCGTCGATCTCGACTGCGACTTTTACGTCTTTTCGGGCCACAAGCTCTACGGCCCGACCGGCATCGGCGTGCTGTGGGGTCGCTACGACCTGCTCGACGCGATGCCACCATGGCAGGGCGGCGGATCGATGATCGACCGCGTGACCTTTGCCAAAACCACTTACGCCCCCCCGCCGGGCCGGTTCGAAGCGGGCACGCCGCACATCGTCGGCGTCCTCGGCCTCCACGCGGCCATCGACTATGTCGACGGCATCGGCCTCGACCGCATTCACGCCCATGAAACCGCGCTGGTGACACAGACCCGCGACGCGCTGGCAAAACTCAACAGCGTCAGCGTCTTCGGTCCCGCCGACAGCGCCGGGATCGTCAGCTTCGCGGTGGAGGGGGTGCATCCGCACGACGTCGCCACCATATTGGATGAAGGCAATGTCGCGATTCGCGCGGGCCATCATTGCGCGCAACCCTTGATGGACTCGCTGGGCGTCGCGGCCACCGCACGCGCCAGCTTCGGCGTCTATAACGGCGCGGCGGACATCGACGCGTTGGTCAAGGGTATCGAGAGAGTGACGAGGATCTTCGGGTGA
- a CDS encoding SufB/SufD family protein — translation MTTLTLPTTREEAWRWSDMATLRTAADTAPAATGIDPTSLFLDLPGPRLTFIDGAFEPAHSRPGPVQLTRLEMTGTHPLGALAQGEGWVLNLDDRAATDPVQIVHISTGGESHVPARIDLAADAVATVIETYAGHGWSNRLLHAYLGKGARLMRAVRLLQDTGFVSIRDEASIGEAASYVATILGSGNMGSRIDGFLSLDGPGAFAEMGGALLTRGDQRQECAVAVHHAAPNGSSRQIWRAVAADASTVSLAARAEVARHAQKTDGEQSLRGLLMKRTATINLKPELEIFADDVKCAHGATVGELDAKALFYMQSRGIPEPQAKALLTHAFVADAIGRIGDEAVRDAFMADADTWLGTAL, via the coding sequence ATGACCACCCTCACCCTCCCCACCACTCGCGAAGAAGCATGGCGCTGGTCCGACATGGCCACGCTGCGCACCGCTGCCGACACCGCGCCTGCCGCGACCGGTATCGACCCGACGAGCCTGTTCCTCGACCTCCCCGGTCCGCGCCTGACCTTCATTGACGGTGCGTTCGAGCCAGCACACAGCCGGCCCGGCCCGGTCCAGCTCACCCGCCTCGAAATGACCGGCACCCACCCGCTCGGAGCACTCGCGCAAGGCGAAGGCTGGGTCCTCAACCTCGACGACCGCGCCGCCACCGATCCGGTCCAGATCGTCCATATCAGCACTGGCGGTGAGAGCCACGTCCCCGCCCGCATCGACCTGGCCGCAGACGCCGTCGCCACCGTCATCGAAACCTATGCCGGTCATGGCTGGAGCAACCGTTTGCTCCACGCCTACCTCGGCAAGGGTGCCCGCCTGATGCGCGCCGTCCGCCTGCTTCAGGACACCGGCTTCGTCTCGATCCGCGACGAAGCCAGCATCGGCGAAGCCGCCAGCTACGTCGCCACCATCCTCGGCTCCGGCAACATGGGCAGCCGCATCGACGGCTTTCTCAGCCTCGACGGCCCCGGTGCCTTCGCTGAAATGGGCGGGGCGCTGCTTACGCGCGGCGATCAGCGTCAGGAATGCGCCGTCGCCGTCCACCATGCCGCGCCGAATGGCAGCAGCCGCCAGATCTGGCGCGCCGTCGCCGCCGACGCCTCCACCGTCAGCCTCGCCGCCCGCGCCGAAGTCGCCCGCCACGCGCAAAAGACCGACGGCGAACAGTCACTGCGCGGCCTGCTGATGAAGCGCACCGCGACGATCAACCTGAAGCCCGAGCTCGAAATCTTCGCCGACGACGTGAAGTGCGCGCACGGCGCGACGGTCGGCGAGCTCGATGCCAAGGCGCTGTTCTACATGCAGTCACGCGGCATCCCCGAGCCGCAGGCCAAGGCGCTGCTGACCCACGCCTTCGTCGCCGACGCGATTGGCCGGATCGGTGACGAGGCCGTGCGCGACGCGTTCATGGCGGATGCGGACACGTGGCTGGGGACAGCACTGTGA
- the sufC gene encoding Fe-S cluster assembly ATPase SufC, which yields MLHINNLHAEIDGKTILKGLTLTVNAGEVHAIMGPNGAGKSTLGYVLGGRPGYEVTQGSVSFDGRDLLDLPPHERAAAGLFLGFQYPVEIPGVSNVQFLRESLNSQRRARGENPLSGGEFLKLARAQAAALEMDAEMLKRPVNVGFSGGEKKRNEMVQMGILHPKFAVLDETDSGLDIDALRIVGDGINRIMRAPDKAVLLITHYQRLLDYVKPDFVHVLADGRITRTGGPELALELEAQGYTQVAA from the coding sequence ATGCTCCATATCAATAACCTCCACGCCGAAATCGACGGCAAGACCATCCTCAAGGGCCTGACCCTCACCGTGAACGCGGGCGAGGTCCATGCGATCATGGGCCCCAATGGCGCAGGCAAATCGACCCTCGGCTACGTCCTCGGCGGCCGCCCCGGCTATGAAGTCACCCAAGGCTCCGTCAGCTTCGACGGGCGAGACCTGCTCGACCTCCCCCCGCACGAACGCGCCGCCGCCGGCCTGTTCCTCGGCTTCCAGTATCCGGTCGAAATCCCCGGCGTCTCCAACGTCCAGTTTCTGCGCGAAAGTCTCAACAGCCAGCGCCGCGCGCGTGGCGAGAATCCGCTCTCCGGGGGTGAGTTCCTGAAGCTCGCCCGCGCTCAGGCCGCCGCCCTCGAAATGGACGCCGAAATGCTCAAGCGCCCGGTCAATGTCGGCTTTTCCGGCGGTGAGAAGAAGCGCAACGAGATGGTCCAGATGGGCATCCTCCACCCCAAATTCGCGGTGCTGGACGAAACCGATTCCGGCCTCGACATCGACGCCCTGCGCATCGTCGGCGACGGCATCAACCGCATCATGCGCGCCCCCGACAAAGCCGTGCTGCTGATCACCCACTACCAGCGCCTGCTCGATTACGTGAAGCCCGACTTCGTCCACGTCCTCGCCGACGGCCGCATCACTCGCACCGGCGGCCCGGAACTGGCGCTTGAGCTCGAAGCGCAAGGCTATACGCAGGTGGCGGCATAA
- the sufB gene encoding Fe-S cluster assembly protein SufB: MATKNAEALAAANKKYEWGFSSDIEQDFAPKGLSEDTVRFISAKKNEPEWMLESRLKAYRHWLTMTPPDWAKLNIPPIDYQDAYYYAEPKAKPKLGSLDEVDPEILRVYEKLGIPIEEQKMLAGVEGARRVAVDAVFDSVSVATTFRAELESAGVIFRSISEAIREYPDLVRKWLGKIVPMHDNYFAALNCAVFSDGTFVYIPEGVRCPMELSTYFRINAENTGQFERTLIVADKGSYVSYLEGCTAPMRDENQLHAAVVELVAMDDAEIKYSTVQNWYPGDENGLGGIYNFVTKRALCQGKNSKVSWTQVETGSAITWKYPSCVLAGENSVGEFYSVAVTNNRQQADTGTKMIHLGKNSRSTIISKGISAGHSDNTYRGLVRVGPTAENVRNFTQCDSLLLGDQCGAHTVPYIEVRNPSAQIEHEATTSKISEDQMFYAMQRGLDQEAAVALIVNGFAKEVLQQLPMEFAVEAQKLLGISLEGSVG, from the coding sequence ATGGCCACCAAAAATGCCGAGGCGCTCGCCGCCGCAAACAAGAAATACGAATGGGGTTTCAGCTCGGATATCGAGCAGGACTTCGCGCCAAAGGGCCTGTCCGAAGACACCGTCCGCTTCATCTCGGCCAAGAAGAACGAGCCTGAATGGATGCTCGAATCGCGGCTCAAGGCATATCGCCACTGGCTGACGATGACCCCGCCCGACTGGGCCAAGCTGAACATACCGCCGATCGACTATCAGGACGCCTATTATTACGCCGAGCCCAAGGCGAAGCCGAAACTCGGCAGCCTCGACGAAGTCGATCCCGAAATCCTGCGCGTCTATGAAAAACTCGGCATCCCGATCGAGGAGCAGAAGATGCTCGCCGGGGTCGAGGGCGCACGCCGCGTCGCGGTGGACGCCGTGTTCGACAGCGTCAGCGTCGCCACCACATTCCGCGCCGAACTCGAATCCGCCGGCGTCATCTTCCGCTCGATCAGCGAAGCGATCCGCGAATATCCCGACCTCGTCCGCAAATGGCTGGGCAAGATCGTGCCGATGCACGACAACTACTTCGCCGCGCTCAACTGCGCGGTCTTCAGCGACGGCACGTTCGTCTACATTCCAGAGGGCGTCCGCTGCCCGATGGAACTCAGCACCTATTTCCGCATCAATGCCGAAAACACCGGCCAGTTCGAGCGCACGCTGATCGTCGCCGACAAGGGCAGCTATGTCAGCTATCTCGAAGGCTGCACCGCCCCGATGCGCGACGAGAACCAGCTCCACGCCGCCGTGGTCGAACTGGTCGCGATGGACGACGCCGAGATCAAGTACAGCACGGTCCAGAACTGGTATCCCGGCGACGAAAACGGCCTGGGCGGCATCTACAACTTCGTGACCAAGCGCGCCTTGTGCCAGGGCAAGAACAGCAAGGTCAGCTGGACCCAGGTCGAAACCGGTAGCGCGATCACCTGGAAATACCCAAGTTGCGTCCTCGCGGGCGAAAACAGCGTCGGCGAATTCTATTCCGTCGCCGTGACCAACAACCGCCAGCAGGCCGACACCGGCACCAAGATGATCCATCTTGGCAAAAACAGCCGATCAACGATCATCTCCAAGGGGATCAGCGCGGGCCACAGCGACAACACCTATCGCGGCCTCGTCCGCGTCGGCCCCACGGCCGAAAACGTCCGCAACTTCACCCAGTGCGACAGCCTGCTGCTCGGCGACCAGTGCGGCGCCCACACCGTCCCCTATATCGAGGTGCGCAATCCCAGCGCGCAGATCGAGCATGAAGCGACCACGTCAAAGATCAGCGAAGACCAGATGTTTTACGCGATGCAGCGCGGGTTGGATCAAGAGGCCGCCGTCGCGCTGATCGTCAACGGTTTCGCAAAAGAGGTGCTGCAACAGCTTCCAATGGAATTCGCGGTCGAAGCACAGAAGCTGCTGGGGATCAGCCTTGAGGGCAGCGTGGGATGA
- a CDS encoding SUF system Fe-S cluster assembly regulator, with protein MRLSAQTDYAVVMLAAAARHCGVSGRLNATLLADKTGLPLPTVQKLVSRLSSAGLIESARGTGGGFRLARPPATITLADIVEAIEGPIALTACVDTASIPGRHDCCIEQSCRVKPHWNTVNASVRGALAGVTLATLSTQPEPA; from the coding sequence ATGCGCCTTTCGGCTCAGACAGATTACGCCGTCGTCATGCTCGCCGCCGCTGCCCGCCATTGCGGGGTCAGCGGGCGGCTGAACGCGACGCTGCTGGCGGACAAGACCGGCCTGCCATTGCCGACCGTGCAGAAACTCGTCAGCCGCCTGTCATCCGCTGGCCTGATCGAGTCCGCCCGCGGCACCGGCGGCGGCTTCCGCCTCGCCCGCCCGCCCGCGACGATCACGCTGGCTGACATCGTCGAGGCGATCGAGGGGCCGATCGCGCTCACCGCCTGCGTCGATACCGCCAGCATCCCCGGCCGTCACGATTGCTGCATCGAACAAAGCTGCCGCGTGAAGCCGCACTGGAACACCGTCAACGCATCCGTTCGCGGTGCGCTCGCAGGCGTCACGCTCGCCACCCTCTCGACACAGCCGGAACCCGCCTGA